Proteins found in one Labrus bergylta chromosome 8, fLabBer1.1, whole genome shotgun sequence genomic segment:
- the LOC136179764 gene encoding uncharacterized protein, with translation MSAMKMFMCIFLPFATMVATVPIRVQKENVLSFLNDALDPTTAKPISATITAERNPSGKPVKEQDSAVSDMSDAKSREGFYTNGHTDVFKRLDSHEVMNSRRKTGSISKDNSGPVDVSSRPVQDQGSREHIRPVAAQQASRGQVDLNSQEVLTADPSNAYNLSGKQVLRLRRGQVTDRASVGKHLQRKAAPRGVHGLNGMLRPGVSGEVLDLDSLEENNGRPAPIGNRGPPIDYDETREFISSETNPIAPPKNIPSGSSVLAKRRAS, from the exons ATGTCAGCCATGAAGAT GTTTATGTGTATATTTCTTCCATTTGCAACCATGGTGGCAACAGTTCCAATAAGAG tccaaaaagaaaatgtgttaagCTTCCTAAATG ATGCACTCGACCCAACTACTGCAAAGCCCATATCTGCAACAATAACag CAGAAAGAAACCCTTCAGGTAAACCTGTGAAAGAGCAAGATTCTGCAG TGTCAGATATGTCAGATGCAAAATCCAGAGAGGGATTTTACACAAATGGACATACAG ATGTTTTCAAACGCCTGGACAGCCATGAGGTAATGAATTCTAGGAGGAAAACAGGAAGCATAAGCAAAGACAATTCTGGGCCGGTGGATGTGAGCAGCAGGCCGGTTCAGGACCAGGGGAGCAGAGAGCACATTAGGCCAGTTGCAGCACAGCAAGCCAGCCGAGGGCAGGTTGACCTTAACAGCCAGGAGGTATTGACAGCAGATCCTAGCAATGCTTACAATTTGTCAGGAAAACAAGTTCTCCGTCTAAGGAGAGGCCAAGTGACTGACAGGGCCAGTGTAGGCAAGCACCTCCAAAGAAAGGCAGCACCACGGGGAGTTCATGGGTTAAACGGTATGTTACGCCCAGGCGTGAGCGGAGAAGTGCTGGATCTGGATAGTTTGGAGGAGAACAATGGCAGACCAGCTCCAATTGGCAACAGAGGCCCACCTATAGACTATGACG AAACGAGAGAATTTATCAGCTCTGAAACTAATCCGATTG cTCCTCCAAAGAATATACCCAGTGGCTCGTCTGTTCTAGCCAAGAGACGAGCGTCCTGA
- the tyrobp gene encoding TYRO protein tyrosine kinase-binding protein, whose protein sequence is MSEALCIAGSFFGSAEAQQDCGSCYVINMGSVLGIIASDIILTILITFTVFCFASQHNKRREWDSHDGKRSQPSSVSKKMATEVTESPYQELHGVQSDVYSELQHFRK, encoded by the exons ATGTCTGAAGCTCTTTGTATTGCAGGTTCTTTTTTTG GGTCAGCAGAAGCACAGCAAG ACTGTGGATCCTGTTACGTAATAAATATGGGGTCGGTTTTGGGCATTATTGCCTCTGATATCATCTTGACCATCCTcatcacttttacagtgttctGCTTTGCGTCTCAGCACAACAAGAGGAGGGAGTGGGATTCACATGACG GAAAAAGAAGTCAACCATCATCAGTATCAAAGAAAATGGCAACTGAAGTCACCGAATCCCCCTACCAG GAGTTACATGGAGTCCAGTCAGACGTGTACAGTGAGCTTCAGCACTTTAGGAAATGA